From the Sinorhizobium garamanticum genome, one window contains:
- a CDS encoding alpha/beta hydrolase family protein, with protein MKTFKVGFREGVIIDPQRRTWSGDGPRPIAWAAWYPADDAASELLTLIPAVSPLFIMGTVARDAALSEDQERFPIVLLSHGTGGTASSLGWLAQRIAAAGLIAVGVDHHGNTASEPYRPEGFLCWWERPRDLSVVLDALAEKGPFVGRIDMGRVSAAGFSLGGYTVISLSGAVTNMTLFAEWAREMPFGRGPREYPDLADHIEPLLQESSVFRASWERQSASYLDTRVNTAIALAPAPTVRAFTLDSLRTIKAPVTIMVGDADSEAPADSCSAWLHGNLPQSTLTLLGRDVGHYTLLCEGTERGKETEPAIWVDRPGVDRFSIHNRAASIALSALLQDSFRDGRRQADLPGHSRQ; from the coding sequence ATGAAGACGTTCAAAGTCGGGTTTCGAGAAGGTGTGATAATTGATCCTCAACGACGCACCTGGTCGGGTGACGGACCTCGGCCCATTGCATGGGCAGCATGGTATCCAGCAGATGATGCCGCCAGCGAACTACTAACTCTGATACCCGCGGTCTCGCCGCTGTTTATCATGGGCACGGTCGCGCGGGACGCCGCCCTCAGCGAAGATCAGGAGCGCTTTCCAATCGTTCTGCTCTCGCACGGCACAGGGGGCACAGCGTCGAGCCTTGGCTGGTTGGCCCAACGCATCGCGGCCGCAGGACTGATTGCGGTTGGTGTGGATCACCACGGGAATACGGCGTCCGAACCTTACCGGCCAGAAGGCTTCCTATGTTGGTGGGAAAGGCCGCGCGACCTCTCGGTGGTATTGGATGCACTTGCTGAGAAAGGCCCGTTCGTCGGCAGAATAGATATGGGCCGCGTGTCGGCCGCTGGCTTTTCCCTCGGCGGCTACACGGTTATCTCGCTGTCGGGCGCGGTTACGAACATGACTTTGTTTGCCGAGTGGGCAAGAGAGATGCCCTTTGGAAGAGGCCCTAGAGAATATCCTGATCTCGCTGACCACATTGAACCGCTTCTTCAGGAAAGTTCGGTGTTTCGTGCGTCCTGGGAACGCCAATCCGCATCCTACCTAGATACACGTGTCAACACCGCGATTGCCCTTGCTCCGGCTCCAACAGTGCGCGCCTTTACACTGGACAGTCTTCGCACCATCAAAGCTCCTGTAACTATCATGGTTGGTGACGCAGACAGCGAGGCCCCAGCCGATTCATGTTCAGCCTGGTTGCACGGCAACTTACCGCAAAGCACGCTCACGCTTCTTGGTCGAGATGTTGGGCATTACACGCTGCTGTGCGAGGGCACCGAACGAGGCAAAGAAACGGAACCCGCTATCTGGGTTGATCGACCCGGCGTAGATCGCTTCTCTATTCATAACAGGGCGGCGAGCATCGCATTGTCCGCGTTGCTGCAAGACTCCTTTCGCGACGGACGTCGGCAGGCGGACCTTCCGGGTCATTCACGGCAGTAG
- a CDS encoding VOC family protein: MPNSENLRKQAKLYLRWHRERYYPVAEQIRSALAKFRDLSDGEVLEAEFRLSDAQELIARKHGFENWAAMIKGIDTMTGSAVSSDNTSVITAAEPQLFVSDIEIACRFYVHKLGFKIAFSYGEPPFYAQVFRDGGRLNLRKVGGPVFDSGFRERERDALSATLTLGDPKPLFLEYQSEGVAFHQSLRTEPWGARTFIVRDPDGNLIAFAGGKG, encoded by the coding sequence ATGCCAAATAGCGAAAACCTCAGAAAGCAAGCCAAACTATACCTGCGATGGCACCGTGAACGGTACTATCCTGTCGCGGAGCAGATCAGGTCAGCGCTGGCCAAATTCCGAGACTTAAGCGATGGGGAAGTGCTGGAGGCCGAGTTCAGGCTCAGTGACGCGCAGGAGCTTATCGCCAGAAAACACGGTTTCGAGAACTGGGCCGCGATGATCAAAGGGATCGATACCATGACAGGATCGGCAGTCTCCTCCGATAACACGTCTGTCATCACGGCAGCAGAGCCGCAGCTCTTCGTTTCCGACATCGAGATAGCGTGCCGATTTTATGTTCACAAACTCGGCTTCAAGATCGCGTTCTCTTACGGAGAGCCGCCATTCTATGCACAGGTCTTTCGCGATGGCGGCCGCTTGAACTTGCGAAAAGTCGGCGGCCCTGTTTTTGACAGCGGCTTTCGGGAGAGGGAACGTGATGCTCTTTCCGCAACACTCACCCTCGGCGACCCCAAGCCGCTATTCCTGGAGTATCAGAGCGAAGGCGTCGCGTTCCACCAGAGCTTGAGGACAGAGCCGTGGGGAGCTCGCACCTTCATCGTGCGAGATCCCGATGGCAACCTTATCGCGTTTGCCGGTGGCAAAGGCTAG
- a CDS encoding YbaN family protein, which produces MNLPLRILCLCLGWLMVGFAIAGVFLPILPTTPFLLLAAGLFARASPRLERWLVEHPVFGASLRLWREKGAIAVRAKFASVALIAASFGLFLFSKPDAMLAAIVAVVMALPVAFILTRPSN; this is translated from the coding sequence ATGAACCTTCCGTTGCGTATCCTTTGTTTGTGCCTTGGCTGGCTGATGGTCGGGTTCGCCATCGCAGGCGTTTTCCTGCCGATCCTGCCCACCACACCTTTCCTGCTCTTGGCGGCGGGCCTGTTCGCCCGGGCGTCCCCCCGGCTTGAGCGCTGGCTCGTCGAGCATCCCGTATTCGGCGCTTCGCTGCGCCTCTGGCGGGAAAAGGGTGCGATCGCTGTAAGGGCGAAGTTCGCCTCCGTCGCCTTGATCGCCGCAAGCTTCGGCCTCTTTCTTTTCAGCAAGCCGGACGCGATGCTTGCGGCCATCGTCGCGGTCGTGATGGCACTCCCCGTCGCCTTCATCCTGACGCGCCCGAGCAATTGA
- a CDS encoding NapC/NirT family cytochrome c, producing MESTRKLVLWAWRIVSTPAGTLSLGFLTLGGFVGGVMFWGAFNTALELTNTETFCTSCHEMRDNVYQELTRTIHFSNRSGVRATCPDCHVPHDWTDKIARKMQASKEVWGKIFGTINTRPKFLEHRLELAQHEWARLKANDSLECRNCHSSVAMDLQKQTERAATIHTRYLLPGRATCIDCHKGIAHELPNMEGIDPGWKVPPELEGETTTSSTPIDELRQAMKELHASNF from the coding sequence ATGGAATCGACTAGGAAACTCGTCCTTTGGGCGTGGCGCATCGTCAGCACGCCGGCGGGAACGCTGAGCCTCGGCTTCCTGACGCTCGGCGGCTTCGTCGGCGGCGTGATGTTCTGGGGTGCCTTCAACACCGCGCTCGAGCTCACCAACACAGAGACCTTCTGCACCTCCTGCCATGAGATGCGCGACAACGTCTATCAGGAGCTGACGCGGACGATCCATTTCTCCAACCGCTCCGGCGTCAGGGCCACCTGTCCCGACTGCCACGTGCCCCATGACTGGACGGACAAGATCGCCCGCAAGATGCAGGCGTCGAAGGAGGTCTGGGGCAAGATCTTCGGGACGATCAATACCCGCCCGAAATTCCTCGAGCACCGGCTGGAACTCGCCCAGCATGAATGGGCGCGGCTAAAGGCAAACGACAGTCTCGAATGCCGCAATTGCCATTCGTCTGTGGCTATGGATCTGCAGAAGCAGACGGAACGGGCGGCGACGATCCACACCCGCTATCTGCTTCCCGGCCGGGCGACGTGTATCGATTGCCATAAGGGCATCGCGCACGAGCTGCCGAACATGGAGGGCATCGATCCGGGCTGGAAGGTGCCGCCGGAACTCGAAGGCGAAACCACCACGAGTTCAACCCCGATCGACGAGCTCCGGCAGGCGATGAAGGAGCTGCACGCGAGCAACTTCTGA
- a CDS encoding nitrate reductase cytochrome c-type subunit: MRGQARFCRMMRSPGWMLGALLTLLFVSSAAIAQMTPGERVPELSGPPQEMTEPGAPPIPKWVVDDVRKERNYPDQPPVIPHSIEGYQLSVNTNRCLSCHRREFTEESGAPMISVTHYMTRDGQMLADVSPRRYFCTACHVPQANVKPLVGNTFKDMSELGVKPAGSE, translated from the coding sequence ATGCGCGGTCAAGCTCGTTTCTGTCGCATGATGAGAAGCCCAGGATGGATGCTCGGAGCGCTGCTCACGCTCCTGTTCGTCAGCAGCGCGGCGATCGCCCAGATGACGCCCGGAGAAAGGGTGCCGGAACTTTCCGGCCCGCCGCAGGAGATGACCGAGCCGGGGGCGCCCCCGATACCGAAATGGGTGGTCGACGACGTCCGCAAGGAGCGCAACTATCCCGACCAGCCGCCAGTGATCCCGCATTCGATCGAGGGATATCAGCTCTCCGTCAACACCAACCGCTGCCTTTCCTGCCACAGGCGCGAGTTCACCGAGGAGTCGGGCGCGCCGATGATCAGCGTCACTCACTATATGACGCGCGACGGCCAGATGCTCGCGGACGTGTCGCCGCGGCGCTATTTCTGCACCGCCTGCCACGTGCCGCAGGCGAACGTCAAGCCGCTGGTCGGCAACACGTTCAAGGATATGAGCGAGCTGGGCGTCAAGCCGGCGGGAAGCGAGTGA
- the napA gene encoding periplasmic nitrate reductase subunit alpha — protein sequence MTGELTRRDILKAHAAGIAAATAGIALPAAAQPVPGGVGALEIKWSKAPCRFCGTGCGVMVGVKEGQVVATHGDMQAEVNRGLNCIKGYFLSKIMYGADRLKTPLMRKRNGAFAKDGEFEPVSWDEAFDVMAEQVKKVLKEKGPTAVGMFGSGQWTIFEGYAATKLMRAGFRSNNLDPNARHCMASAAYAFMRTFGMDEPMGCYDDFEHADAFVLWGSNMAEMHPILWTRLADRRLGQPHVRVAVLSTFTHRSMDLADIPIVFTPGTDLAILNYIANHIIQTGRVNQEFVDKHTTFMVGATDIGYGLRPDNPLEVKAVNAKDAAKMTPSTFDDFKTFVSDYTLEKTAELTGVDVGFLEQLAELYANPNRKVMSLWTMGFNQHVRGVWVNQMVYNLHLLTGKISEPGNSPFSLTGQPSACGTAREVGTFAHRLPADMTVTNPEHREHAEEIWRVPHGLIPEKPGYHAVEQDRMLKDGKLNFYWVQVNNNVQAAPNTSNETYQGYRNPDNFIVVSDVYPTITAMSADLILPAAMWVEKEGAYGNAERRTHVWHQLVQAPGEARSDLWQMVEFSKRFTTDEVWPAEILDANPSYRGKTLHDVLFKNGEVDRFPLNEVNGDYANNEAEAFGFYIQKGLFEEYASFGRGHGHDLAPYDRYHEERGLRWPVVDGKETRWRYREGYDPYVKPGEGVKFYGRPDGRAVILAVPYEPPAEPPDDEYDVWLVTGRVLEHWHSGSMTMRVPELYRAFPGAVCFVNADDARKRGLNQGAEVRIVSRRGEILARVETRGRNRMPPGVIFVPWFDASKLINKVTLDATDPISKQTDFKKCAVKLVSVA from the coding sequence ATGACCGGCGAACTGACGCGGCGTGACATCCTCAAGGCCCATGCGGCGGGCATAGCAGCGGCGACCGCGGGCATCGCGCTTCCCGCCGCCGCACAGCCCGTACCCGGTGGCGTCGGCGCGCTGGAGATCAAATGGTCGAAGGCGCCCTGCCGCTTCTGCGGCACCGGCTGCGGCGTGATGGTGGGCGTGAAGGAAGGCCAGGTGGTTGCCACCCATGGCGATATGCAGGCGGAGGTCAATCGCGGCCTCAACTGCATCAAGGGCTATTTCCTGTCGAAGATCATGTACGGCGCCGACCGGCTGAAGACGCCGCTTATGCGCAAGCGCAACGGCGCCTTTGCCAAGGACGGCGAATTCGAGCCGGTAAGCTGGGACGAAGCCTTCGACGTGATGGCGGAGCAGGTGAAGAAAGTCCTGAAGGAGAAGGGGCCGACGGCCGTCGGCATGTTCGGCTCCGGGCAGTGGACGATCTTCGAGGGCTATGCGGCGACGAAACTGATGCGGGCCGGCTTCCGCTCCAACAATCTCGACCCCAATGCTCGCCATTGCATGGCCTCGGCAGCCTACGCCTTCATGCGCACCTTCGGCATGGACGAGCCGATGGGATGCTACGACGACTTCGAGCACGCCGACGCCTTCGTGCTTTGGGGCTCGAACATGGCGGAGATGCACCCGATCCTCTGGACGCGGCTCGCCGACCGGCGGCTCGGCCAGCCGCATGTGCGCGTCGCGGTGCTCTCGACCTTCACCCACCGCAGCATGGACCTCGCCGACATCCCGATCGTCTTCACGCCGGGAACGGACCTCGCGATCCTCAATTACATCGCCAATCACATCATTCAGACGGGGCGCGTCAATCAGGAGTTCGTCGACAAGCACACCACCTTCATGGTTGGCGCGACCGACATCGGCTACGGCTTGAGGCCGGACAATCCGCTCGAGGTCAAGGCGGTGAACGCCAAGGACGCCGCCAAGATGACGCCGAGCACTTTCGACGACTTCAAGACGTTCGTCTCGGACTATACGCTGGAAAAGACCGCCGAACTGACGGGCGTCGACGTCGGCTTCCTGGAACAACTGGCCGAGCTCTACGCGAACCCCAACCGCAAGGTGATGTCGCTCTGGACCATGGGGTTCAACCAGCATGTGCGCGGCGTCTGGGTCAACCAGATGGTCTACAATCTCCATCTCTTGACGGGAAAGATTTCGGAGCCGGGCAACAGCCCGTTCTCGCTGACCGGGCAGCCTTCTGCCTGCGGCACGGCGCGCGAGGTCGGCACTTTTGCCCATCGCCTGCCGGCCGACATGACGGTGACCAACCCGGAACATCGCGAGCACGCCGAGGAGATCTGGCGTGTGCCGCACGGCCTCATTCCGGAAAAGCCGGGTTATCATGCTGTCGAACAGGACCGCATGCTGAAAGACGGCAAGCTCAATTTCTATTGGGTGCAGGTCAACAACAACGTCCAGGCGGCGCCCAACACCAGCAACGAAACTTACCAGGGCTACCGCAACCCCGACAACTTCATCGTCGTTTCCGACGTCTATCCGACGATCACGGCCATGAGCGCGGACCTTATCCTGCCGGCTGCCATGTGGGTGGAGAAGGAAGGCGCCTATGGCAACGCCGAACGCCGCACCCATGTCTGGCACCAGCTCGTGCAGGCGCCGGGCGAGGCGCGGTCGGACCTGTGGCAGATGGTCGAGTTTTCCAAGCGGTTCACGACCGACGAGGTCTGGCCGGCGGAAATCCTTGATGCCAATCCGTCCTATCGCGGCAAGACGCTGCACGACGTGCTGTTCAAGAACGGCGAGGTGGATCGCTTCCCCTTGAACGAGGTCAACGGCGACTACGCCAACAACGAGGCCGAGGCCTTCGGCTTCTACATCCAGAAGGGCCTCTTCGAGGAATATGCCTCCTTCGGCCGCGGTCACGGGCACGATCTCGCCCCCTATGACCGCTACCATGAGGAGCGTGGGCTGCGCTGGCCGGTGGTCGATGGGAAAGAGACGCGCTGGCGCTACCGCGAAGGTTACGACCCCTATGTGAAGCCGGGCGAGGGCGTGAAGTTCTACGGACGCCCGGACGGCAGGGCGGTGATCCTTGCCGTTCCCTACGAGCCCCCGGCCGAGCCGCCTGATGACGAATACGATGTCTGGCTGGTCACGGGCCGCGTGCTCGAACATTGGCATTCCGGCTCGATGACGATGCGGGTGCCGGAGCTATACCGGGCCTTCCCCGGGGCGGTTTGTTTCGTGAACGCGGACGATGCCCGCAAGCGCGGCCTCAATCAGGGTGCCGAAGTCAGGATCGTTTCCCGGCGCGGCGAAATCCTCGCCCGCGTCGAGACACGCGGCCGCAACCGCATGCCTCCCGGCGTCATCTTCGTTCCGTGGTTCGACGCCAGCAAGCTCATCAACAAGGTAACGCTCGACGCTACCGATCCCATCTCCAAACAGACGGATTTCAAAAAATGCGCGGTCAAGCTCGTTTCTGTCGCATGA
- a CDS encoding chaperone NapD: MPDKPSEYHISSAVVVAVPAMEDKVLAALSRMSNVEVYGHQGGKIVVVIEGTSTGMLGECLSQISALEGVVAANMVFEHVEKEETIGNDRRTDAA; this comes from the coding sequence ATGCCTGACAAACCGAGCGAATATCATATCTCGAGCGCCGTCGTCGTCGCCGTTCCGGCGATGGAGGACAAGGTTCTGGCGGCGCTTTCCCGAATGAGCAATGTCGAGGTTTACGGCCACCAGGGCGGCAAGATCGTGGTGGTCATCGAAGGAACGAGCACGGGCATGCTCGGCGAGTGCCTGTCGCAGATTTCCGCGCTCGAAGGCGTGGTCGCGGCCAACATGGTGTTCGAGCATGTTGAGAAAGAGGAGACGATCGGCAATGACCGGCGAACTGACGCGGCGTGA
- a CDS encoding ferredoxin-type protein NapF produces the protein MAVATISRRDLLFGRGAPEPERIFPPGVTLESLAACTGCGRCVDACPTQIISLAGNRPSLDFSVGECTFCGECRSACPEPVFQFADVTRYQHVAAIADHCLAKNNVACQSCRDSCPELAIRFQPRIGGPFLPVVDEDACSGCGACVGICPVGAVHVSARHQESANA, from the coding sequence ATGGCGGTTGCGACGATTTCCAGACGAGACCTGCTGTTCGGACGTGGCGCGCCTGAGCCCGAACGGATCTTTCCGCCGGGTGTGACGCTCGAGAGCCTCGCCGCCTGCACCGGTTGCGGCCGCTGCGTGGACGCGTGTCCGACGCAGATCATCAGCCTTGCCGGCAATCGGCCATCGCTCGATTTTTCAGTCGGCGAGTGCACCTTCTGCGGTGAATGCCGGAGTGCCTGTCCAGAGCCGGTCTTCCAGTTTGCCGACGTAACGCGCTATCAGCATGTGGCGGCGATCGCCGATCATTGCCTGGCGAAGAACAACGTCGCCTGCCAGTCCTGCCGCGACAGCTGTCCGGAGTTGGCGATCCGCTTCCAGCCGCGGATCGGCGGGCCTTTCCTGCCGGTCGTCGACGAAGATGCCTGCAGCGGTTGCGGCGCCTGCGTCGGCATCTGTCCGGTCGGCGCCGTTCACGTCTCTGCACGGCATCAGGAGAGCGCCAATGCCTGA
- the napE gene encoding periplasmic nitrate reductase, NapE protein — protein MSDLSPQQVTAPPPQSRRRELLTFLVLAFGIWPLLAVAVVGGYGFLVWMFQLVFGPPGPPPAPH, from the coding sequence GTGTCCGACTTATCTCCGCAGCAGGTGACGGCGCCACCGCCGCAATCCCGACGACGCGAACTTCTGACATTTCTGGTGCTGGCCTTCGGCATCTGGCCGCTGCTCGCCGTCGCTGTCGTTGGCGGCTATGGATTCCTCGTCTGGATGTTTCAGCTTGTCTTCGGACCGCCCGGTCCGCCGCCGGCGCCACATTGA